A DNA window from Mycolicibacter terrae contains the following coding sequences:
- a CDS encoding DUF732 domain-containing protein produces MSDPGARGQCGPYSRAGWLLGLVAAGLCLAGIWAPVGVADVEWDKKMAFLIQVTARPGYNFPNSEAALAYGEALCEKIASGRPYPVMIGEVQNDFNTTDDYQASYLIDRAANELCPEQIWQLRRSAAHYRPAPAGP; encoded by the coding sequence GTGAGCGATCCAGGTGCGCGCGGGCAATGCGGCCCGTATTCGAGGGCGGGGTGGCTTCTCGGGCTGGTCGCCGCAGGCCTGTGTCTCGCGGGCATCTGGGCCCCCGTCGGTGTCGCCGACGTCGAATGGGACAAGAAAATGGCATTTCTCATTCAAGTCACGGCCCGGCCCGGCTACAACTTTCCGAACTCCGAGGCGGCGTTGGCCTACGGGGAGGCGTTATGCGAGAAAATAGCGTCCGGACGGCCCTATCCGGTGATGATCGGCGAAGTCCAGAACGACTTCAACACCACCGATGATTATCAGGCGTCCTATCTCATCGATCGCGCGGCGAACGAATTGTGCCCCGAACAGATTTGGCAGCTTCGACGGTCGGCCGCACACTATCGGCCGGCACCTGCCGGGCCGTGA
- a CDS encoding MCE family protein — MISKRIRVQLAVFAVISVIGGSIMGFGYMRLPELLFGVGHYRVTVELTNAAGLYPTGNVTYRGVEVGRIKDVTLTPRGVAAVLALDSAVPIPKDLDAHVHSESAIGEQYVELVPRSGDGPALRNGDVIAADRTSIPPDIGKLLDATDKGLMAIPRDNLRTVVDESYAAFGGLGPELARLVKGSTKLAIDARTNLDSITNLIDNSGPLMRSQVDTSDEIQRWAASIASVSEQLKSRDPDLVSLVKNGPGSSAQARALFERLQPTLPIILMNLVSVADVGVTYAAGLEQLVVLLPSLVEVLQAAGTAAHNTKQGMRGAYLSFNLNVNLPPPCMTGYLPAQQARVSAHEDYPDRPEGELYCRIPQDAMFNVRGARNLPCETRPGKRAPTAAMCESDEEYVPLNDGFNWKGDPNATITGQDIPQFPPGVVGVAEYNPATGTYVGPDGVMRRQSNLAKGAQQGQSLESMLVPQAGLQ; from the coding sequence TTGATTTCCAAGAGGATCCGAGTGCAGCTGGCCGTGTTCGCGGTGATCAGTGTGATCGGCGGTTCGATAATGGGCTTCGGTTACATGCGGTTGCCGGAGCTGCTGTTCGGGGTTGGGCATTACCGGGTGACCGTCGAGTTGACGAACGCTGCCGGCCTGTACCCGACCGGAAACGTGACGTACCGCGGTGTCGAGGTCGGTCGCATCAAGGACGTCACGCTGACGCCGCGGGGTGTTGCGGCGGTCCTGGCACTGGATTCCGCTGTGCCGATCCCCAAAGACCTGGATGCCCACGTCCACAGCGAGAGCGCGATCGGCGAGCAGTACGTCGAGTTGGTGCCGCGCAGCGGCGATGGCCCCGCGCTGCGGAACGGGGACGTCATCGCAGCGGATCGCACCTCGATACCACCGGATATCGGCAAACTGCTCGACGCCACCGACAAGGGCCTGATGGCGATTCCGCGGGACAATCTCCGGACGGTCGTGGATGAGTCCTACGCCGCATTCGGAGGTCTCGGACCGGAGCTCGCCAGACTGGTCAAGGGCTCCACCAAGTTGGCGATAGACGCCCGCACCAACCTGGATTCGATCACCAACCTGATCGACAACTCGGGACCCCTGATGAGGTCGCAGGTCGACACGTCGGACGAAATCCAGCGTTGGGCAGCGAGTATCGCCAGTGTCTCGGAGCAGTTGAAGTCACGTGATCCCGACCTCGTGTCACTGGTCAAGAACGGGCCGGGTTCGTCAGCGCAGGCACGGGCGCTGTTCGAACGACTGCAGCCCACCCTGCCGATCATCCTGATGAACCTGGTGAGCGTGGCTGATGTGGGAGTCACCTACGCCGCGGGGCTCGAGCAGCTGGTGGTGCTGCTGCCGTCCCTCGTCGAGGTCCTGCAGGCCGCAGGGACTGCCGCGCACAACACCAAGCAGGGGATGCGCGGGGCCTATCTCAGCTTCAACCTCAACGTGAATCTCCCGCCGCCGTGTATGACCGGTTACCTCCCGGCGCAGCAAGCACGGGTGAGCGCGCACGAGGATTATCCGGACCGGCCGGAAGGCGAATTGTATTGCCGCATACCGCAGGACGCGATGTTTAATGTCCGCGGCGCGCGCAATCTCCCGTGCGAGACACGTCCGGGAAAGCGTGCGCCGACGGCTGCGATGTGCGAGAGCGACGAGGAGTACGTCCCGCTCAACGATGGATTCAACTGGAAGGGAGATCCCAATGCGACGATCACCGGGCAGGACATCCCCCAATTTCCCCCGGGGGTGGTAGGCGTGGCCGAATACAACCCAGCCACTGGCACCTACGTGGGACCCGATGGGGTGATGCGCCGGCAGTCGAACCTCGCCAAGGGGGCACAGCAGGGGCAGTCGCTGGAATCCATGCTGGTACCGCAGGCAGGTCTGCAATGA
- a CDS encoding mammalian cell entry protein, producing MTAGDETAVASKETAADETVARNHRRPKKAVVVGLIATVALGGLAGWLGIRLHGYHRDDAQRAEYLRVGRQGALNLTTIDYEHAEADIQRVLDSSTAGFYDDFKSRSNAFLEVVQKAQAKSVGTVTEAGIESIDADGAAVLVGVNVETTNLGSKEKTPRAWRMRVSVSRVGGEVKVSDVAFVP from the coding sequence ATGACCGCGGGTGACGAGACGGCGGTGGCGTCGAAGGAAACGGCCGCTGACGAGACGGTCGCCCGGAATCACCGGCGACCCAAGAAAGCGGTGGTAGTCGGTCTGATCGCAACGGTGGCGCTGGGGGGCCTGGCCGGTTGGCTGGGAATCCGACTCCACGGTTACCACCGAGACGATGCCCAACGCGCGGAGTATCTCCGGGTGGGACGGCAAGGTGCCTTGAATCTGACCACGATCGACTACGAGCACGCCGAGGCGGATATCCAACGTGTCCTCGACTCATCGACGGCCGGGTTCTACGACGATTTCAAAAGCCGATCCAATGCCTTCCTCGAGGTAGTCCAGAAAGCGCAGGCGAAGTCGGTGGGAACCGTGACCGAAGCGGGTATCGAATCCATCGATGCCGACGGAGCGGCTGTGCTTGTCGGGGTGAACGTCGAGACGACGAACCTGGGATCGAAAGAGAAGACACCGCGGGCATGGCGGATGCGCGTCTCGGTGAGTCGGGTCGGGGGAGAGGTCAAGGTGTCCGATGTCGCCTTCGTCCCATAG
- a CDS encoding CAP domain-containing protein, which produces MNDSVIANVFTIQHNRSGCRNDVRPDGRLILAAQRHARDLIDNRGLDSDIGSDGSNPQERGEAAGYRGRVSETVAVHPALAISGVELINRWYNDPAALAIMADCANSQMGVWTENRIDRTVVVAVYGQPADPMDTTGQNVPLDPSPDYDMSDEVEFGNRWWAWILRGVYPPPGQEPR; this is translated from the coding sequence ATGAACGACAGCGTCATAGCGAACGTGTTCACGATCCAGCACAACAGATCCGGTTGCCGAAATGACGTGCGGCCCGATGGCCGGCTGATACTGGCCGCCCAACGGCACGCCAGGGATCTGATCGACAATCGGGGCCTGGACTCCGACATCGGGTCCGATGGCTCGAATCCGCAGGAGCGCGGCGAGGCGGCAGGCTACCGGGGCCGGGTGAGCGAAACGGTCGCCGTGCATCCGGCACTCGCGATCAGCGGCGTCGAACTGATCAACCGCTGGTACAACGATCCGGCGGCATTAGCCATCATGGCCGACTGCGCCAACAGTCAGATGGGCGTATGGACGGAGAACCGAATAGACCGGACGGTTGTCGTCGCGGTGTACGGGCAGCCGGCGGACCCGATGGACACCACCGGTCAGAATGTGCCGCTCGATCCCTCCCCTGACTACGACATGAGCGATGAGGTCGAGTTCGGCAACAGGTGGTGGGCGTGGATTCTGCGCGGTGTGTACCCACCGCCGGGGCAGGAGCCGCGCTGA